In the Acidobacteriota bacterium genome, one interval contains:
- a CDS encoding YggS family pyridoxal phosphate-dependent enzyme → MITGHDIAQNLQAVRERLDAAARAAGRDPSSVRLIAVSKTFSLDYVRAAAAAGQQDFGENRVQEALQKIEASTEQQVRWHLIGHLQSNKARRAVGAFACIHSVDSLELLRKLDEAAVAQGVRPEVLVQVDLAGESTKFGAPPDEARRIVTEGAACRGLRLAGLMIIPPFLDEAEQVRPYFARLREFRDELARGDADAASLRELSMGMSHDFEVAVQEGATMVRVGTAIFGRRATHV, encoded by the coding sequence CTGATTACCGGGCACGACATCGCACAGAACCTCCAGGCGGTCCGCGAACGGCTTGACGCCGCGGCGCGGGCCGCCGGACGAGACCCCTCGTCGGTCCGTCTCATCGCCGTTTCGAAAACGTTCAGCCTCGACTACGTGAGGGCGGCGGCAGCCGCCGGCCAGCAGGATTTCGGCGAGAACCGCGTGCAGGAGGCCCTGCAGAAGATCGAGGCTTCGACCGAACAACAGGTGAGGTGGCATCTCATCGGCCACCTGCAGTCGAACAAGGCCCGCAGGGCCGTGGGTGCATTCGCCTGCATCCACTCGGTGGACAGCCTGGAGCTGCTGCGCAAGCTGGACGAGGCCGCGGTCGCGCAGGGGGTGCGGCCGGAGGTGCTCGTCCAGGTGGACCTGGCCGGCGAGTCGACCAAATTCGGGGCCCCGCCGGACGAGGCGCGCCGGATCGTCACGGAGGGGGCCGCGTGCCGCGGGCTCCGGCTGGCGGGGCTGATGATCATCCCGCCGTTCCTGGACGAGGCCGAGCAGGTGCGCCCCTACTTCGCCCGGCTGCGCGAGTTCCGCGACGAGCTGGCGCGGGGGGACGCCGACGCCGCGAGCCTTCGCGAGCTGTCGATGGGCATGAGCCACGATTTCGAGGTCGCCGTGCAGGAAGGGGCGACCATGGTCCGGGTTGGGACGGCCATATTCGGGAGGAGAGCGACCCATGTTTGA
- a CDS encoding DivIVA domain-containing protein, which translates to MFDPRKEETSAAPPERIMRVSPLDVRQQRFKKVLRGYDRAEVVAFLTEAADDYEQALLEIDRLREDVRRLEALLGEHREREANLRNTLLTAQRLADEIKIAAQNEAKLIVREAEGRADMLLQKAQGRLDEIDRDINELRLRRRNVEGSLEASIQALYSALEFIREQDRTRDEGQVLLHRPRAAGEP; encoded by the coding sequence ATGTTTGACCCGCGAAAAGAAGAGACCTCGGCGGCGCCGCCCGAGCGCATCATGCGCGTGTCGCCGCTCGACGTGCGGCAGCAGCGCTTCAAGAAGGTCCTGCGCGGCTACGACCGGGCCGAGGTGGTCGCATTCCTCACCGAAGCGGCCGACGATTACGAGCAGGCGCTGCTCGAGATCGACCGGCTGCGCGAGGACGTCAGGCGGCTCGAGGCGCTGCTCGGCGAGCACCGCGAGCGCGAGGCGAACCTGCGCAACACGCTGCTGACCGCCCAGCGGCTCGCCGATGAGATCAAGATCGCGGCGCAGAACGAGGCGAAATTGATCGTCCGCGAGGCGGAGGGGCGCGCGGACATGCTGCTCCAGAAGGCGCAGGGTCGGCTCGACGAGATCGACCGCGACATCAACGAGCTGCGGCTTCGGCGGCGGAACGTGGAGGGATCGCTCGAAGCGTCCATCCAGGCGCTCTACAGCGCGCTCGAGTTCATCCGGGAACAGGACCGCACGCGCGACGAAGGCCAGGTGCTGCTCCACCGCCCGCGCGCGGCCGGCGAGCCGTGA
- a CDS encoding DNA adenine methylase, whose amino-acid sequence MALEGARRGDFVYFDPPYAPLSATANFRSYTAEGFTAGDQKRLQQVVVQLARRGCAVLLSNSSAPEIEQLYEHHTDARRAGLKARRVKARRAINSKASSRGAVDEFLITNI is encoded by the coding sequence ATGGCGTTGGAAGGGGCGCGCCGCGGTGACTTCGTGTATTTTGACCCGCCTTACGCGCCGTTGAGCGCGACGGCGAATTTTCGTTCCTACACCGCCGAAGGGTTCACGGCCGGCGATCAGAAGCGCCTGCAGCAAGTCGTCGTGCAACTTGCCCGGCGCGGGTGCGCTGTGCTGCTCAGCAACTCGAGCGCGCCTGAAATCGAGCAACTCTACGAGCACCACACTGACGCGCGTCGCGCCGGATTGAAAGCAAGACGTGTGAAGGCACGTCGCGCTATCAACTCCAAGGCCAGCTCACGGGGCGCGGTTGACGAGTTCCTCATCACTAATATCTAA
- a CDS encoding tetratricopeptide repeat protein: MLRATIRRSLLGVLVIGAIVFVAAPASAQTGAVKGKVVDGQGGAIDGAKIVIQSADSAARKYETKSNKKGEFFQIGLAPGNYKVSAEKDKLFQSFDVRVRLGDPMNVNFVLVAGAGAANPEEATKKAAALRASFDEAVALSQAGKNEEAIAKFNEIAVSAPTCATCFANIGAIHLKSSKYDDAEVAYKKALEVDPNLIAAKTGLMNVYNAQRKFDLAEKMAAEVAQASGGGEGGGGNPDALYNQGVVQWNANKFQEAQAAFEGAITADPNHAESHFMLGKVFINLGKLAEAAAEFETYLKLAPDGPNAKEAQTNFDALKGFIKK, from the coding sequence ATGCTGCGAGCTACCATCAGGCGCTCGCTTCTGGGCGTGCTCGTCATCGGGGCGATCGTCTTCGTGGCCGCTCCAGCGTCGGCGCAGACCGGCGCGGTCAAGGGTAAGGTCGTGGACGGCCAGGGCGGTGCCATTGACGGCGCCAAAATCGTGATCCAGTCCGCCGACAGCGCCGCGCGGAAATACGAGACCAAGAGCAACAAAAAGGGGGAGTTCTTCCAGATCGGCCTCGCGCCGGGCAACTACAAGGTGTCGGCCGAGAAGGACAAGCTGTTTCAGAGCTTTGACGTGCGGGTCCGCCTAGGCGACCCGATGAACGTCAACTTCGTCCTGGTTGCCGGGGCTGGGGCCGCCAACCCCGAGGAAGCGACCAAGAAAGCCGCGGCCCTCCGCGCCTCGTTCGACGAGGCCGTCGCCCTCAGCCAGGCCGGCAAGAACGAAGAGGCGATCGCGAAGTTCAACGAGATTGCCGTCTCGGCGCCGACCTGCGCCACCTGCTTCGCGAATATCGGCGCCATCCACCTCAAGTCCTCGAAGTACGACGACGCCGAGGTCGCTTACAAGAAGGCGCTCGAGGTCGATCCGAACCTGATCGCCGCCAAGACGGGGCTGATGAACGTCTACAACGCGCAGCGCAAGTTCGACCTCGCCGAGAAGATGGCGGCCGAAGTCGCGCAGGCGTCAGGCGGAGGCGAGGGGGGCGGCGGGAATCCCGACGCGCTCTACAACCAAGGCGTCGTCCAGTGGAACGCGAACAAGTTCCAGGAAGCGCAGGCGGCCTTCGAGGGTGCGATCACGGCGGATCCCAACCACGCCGAATCGCACTTCATGCTGGGCAAGGTGTTCATCAACCTCGGCAAGCTCGCCGAGGCGGCAGCCGAGTTCGAAACGTACCTCAAGCTCGCGCCCGACGGCCCGAACGCCAAGGAAGCGCAGACGAACTTCGACGCGCTGAAGGGGTTCATCAAGAAGTAG
- the lepA gene encoding elongation factor 4: MDRQYIRNFSVIAHIDHGKSTLADRFLELTGALQAREMEEQVLDSMDLERERGITIKAHAVRLTYRADDGQEYVLNLIDTPGHVDFSYEVTRSLAACEGAVLLVDASQGVEAQTLANAYLAVENNLEIVPVINKIDLPGAQPDEARRQIEEVIGLDAHDAVLASAKAGTGVRDVLEAVVKRLPPPSGDLDAPLKALIFDSWYDPYRGVVILTRVIDGVLRPKMQVTLMAAGQEYEIEQVGVFSPKPVPVEALGAGEVGFLVANIKTVSDAKIGDTITESARPTAAPFPGFKELKSMVFAGLYPVEGHEYPELREALEKLRLNDASFHFEPETSAALGFGFRCGFLGLLHMEIVQERLEREYDVDLVTTAPGVLFRVTTTDGEVREIDSPAKLPDSGRIEKFEEPVITATIITPSEHVGGILQLCQEKRGVQKHMEFLASDRVMLTYELPFAEVVLDFYDRLKTISRGYASLDYHLTGYWESPLVKLDILVNGDPVDALSIIVHRDAAYQRGRALASKMRELIPRQMFEVAIQAAIGSRIVARESVKALRKNVLAKCYGGDISRKRKLLEKQKEGKKRMKRVGRVEIPQEAFLAVLKVGQEG; this comes from the coding sequence ATGGATCGCCAGTACATCCGGAATTTCTCCGTCATCGCCCACATCGATCACGGCAAGTCGACCCTGGCGGATCGGTTTCTCGAGCTGACCGGGGCGCTCCAGGCGCGCGAGATGGAGGAGCAGGTCCTGGACAGCATGGACCTCGAGCGCGAACGCGGCATCACCATCAAGGCGCACGCGGTCCGGCTCACCTACAGGGCTGACGACGGCCAGGAGTACGTCCTCAACCTGATCGACACGCCGGGACACGTCGACTTTTCGTACGAGGTGACGCGGTCGCTCGCTGCGTGCGAGGGGGCCGTGCTGCTCGTGGACGCGTCGCAGGGGGTCGAGGCGCAGACGCTCGCCAACGCGTATCTCGCGGTCGAGAACAACCTCGAGATCGTCCCGGTGATCAACAAGATCGACCTGCCGGGCGCGCAGCCGGACGAAGCGCGGCGTCAGATCGAGGAAGTGATCGGGCTCGACGCGCACGATGCCGTGCTCGCCAGCGCCAAGGCCGGTACGGGCGTGCGCGACGTCCTCGAGGCGGTCGTCAAGCGGCTGCCTCCGCCCTCCGGCGACCTGGACGCGCCGCTCAAGGCCCTCATCTTCGATTCCTGGTACGACCCGTACCGCGGCGTCGTCATTCTCACGCGGGTCATCGACGGCGTGCTCCGCCCGAAGATGCAGGTCACGCTGATGGCGGCGGGGCAGGAGTACGAGATCGAGCAGGTGGGCGTGTTCTCGCCGAAGCCCGTGCCCGTCGAGGCGCTCGGCGCCGGCGAGGTGGGCTTCCTCGTCGCCAACATCAAGACGGTGAGCGACGCCAAGATCGGCGACACCATCACCGAATCGGCGCGTCCGACCGCGGCCCCGTTTCCCGGGTTCAAGGAGCTGAAGTCGATGGTCTTCGCGGGGCTGTACCCCGTCGAGGGACACGAGTATCCCGAACTGCGCGAGGCGCTCGAGAAGCTTCGCCTGAACGACGCCTCGTTCCATTTCGAGCCCGAGACGTCGGCCGCGCTGGGGTTCGGGTTCCGCTGCGGGTTCCTGGGGCTCCTGCACATGGAAATCGTCCAGGAGCGGCTCGAGCGCGAATATGACGTGGATCTGGTCACGACCGCGCCGGGCGTGCTGTTCCGGGTGACGACCACCGACGGCGAGGTGCGCGAGATCGACAGCCCGGCAAAGCTGCCCGACAGCGGCCGGATCGAGAAGTTCGAGGAGCCGGTCATCACGGCCACCATCATCACCCCGTCGGAGCACGTTGGGGGGATCCTGCAGCTCTGTCAGGAGAAGCGCGGGGTGCAGAAGCACATGGAATTCCTCGCGTCGGACCGGGTCATGCTGACCTACGAGCTGCCGTTCGCAGAGGTGGTGCTCGATTTCTACGACCGCCTGAAGACGATCTCGCGCGGGTATGCCTCCCTCGATTATCATCTGACCGGTTACTGGGAATCCCCCCTGGTCAAACTCGACATCCTGGTGAACGGCGACCCCGTGGACGCCCTGTCGATCATCGTCCATCGCGACGCGGCGTACCAGCGCGGGCGCGCGCTGGCGTCGAAGATGCGGGAGCTGATCCCGCGGCAGATGTTCGAGGTGGCGATCCAGGCGGCGATCGGCAGCCGGATTGTCGCGCGCGAGAGCGTGAAGGCGCTGCGGAAGAACGTGCTCGCGAAGTGCTACGGCGGCGACATCAGCCGCAAGCGCAAGCTGCTCGAGAAGCAGAAGGAAGGCAAGAAGCGGATGAAGCGCGTCGGCCGGGTCGAGATCCCGCAGGAAGCCTTCCTCGCGGTGCTCAAGGTCGGGCAGGAAGGGTAG
- a CDS encoding Dam family site-specific DNA-(adenine-N6)-methyltransferase: MEEGPENRRATITSPGARMPVGAVSRNVSEPRVPADGVRPFLKWAGGKRQLLAEIRHFYPSSLGRYWEPFLGSGAVFFDLWNRGFLDGKPAFLIDNNADLVGCYQAIRNDVESVISGLESLQKCHSRNERKTFYDVRRRFNTKRLSLLDGTNAAYDPELASMLIYLNRTGFNGLFRLNSRGSFNVPLGRYSNPHICDAQNLRAVSCVLKTDGV; this comes from the coding sequence TTGGAAGAAGGGCCGGAGAATCGGCGTGCTACCATCACGTCGCCCGGCGCACGCATGCCCGTAGGAGCTGTCTCCCGCAACGTCTCAGAACCGCGTGTGCCGGCGGATGGCGTACGTCCGTTTCTTAAATGGGCTGGCGGAAAGAGACAGCTACTCGCCGAGATACGGCACTTCTATCCGAGCAGCCTGGGGCGCTATTGGGAGCCCTTCCTGGGCAGCGGCGCCGTGTTTTTTGATTTGTGGAACCGGGGATTCCTCGACGGCAAGCCTGCGTTCCTGATCGACAACAACGCTGACCTGGTGGGCTGCTATCAGGCGATTCGCAACGACGTGGAAAGCGTCATATCGGGGCTCGAGTCGCTTCAGAAATGCCATTCGAGAAACGAACGCAAGACGTTCTATGACGTTCGCCGGCGCTTCAACACCAAGAGGCTGAGTCTGCTTGACGGCACCAACGCGGCGTACGACCCCGAACTGGCGTCGATGTTGATCTACCTTAACCGCACGGGATTCAACGGTCTGTTCCGCCTCAATTCTCGGGGATCGTTCAACGTTCCGCTGGGGCGTTACTCCAACCCCCACATTTGCGATGCACAGAACCTTCGGGCGGTCAGCTGTGTGCTGAAGACGGATGGCGTCTAG
- a CDS encoding imidazolonepropionase — MTADLLIRHAHLVTAHGSTPLAGEAQRAVVSVPDGTIASANGRIVYAGADPDGGISLAPDATTIDAQGGALVPGFVDPHTHAMFAGDRRAELQRRLAGATYAEIAAGGGGIIATVAATRAAGRAQLVAETRTRLDEMLACGTTTAEVKSGYGLETGAELKMLRAIRELDASHAIDLVPTFLGAHEVPPEYRSRREAYVRLLIDEMIPAVAREHLAAWCDVFCETGVFTPGESRDILRAGAAAGMQPRVHADELGASGGSQVAAEVGARSADHLIFAPPEGIDAMARAGVIATLLPCAAFYLKLGRFAPAREFIAAGVPVALATDVNPGGGLSPSMPFAIALACFGMQMTLEEALAAATLNAACALDAGDRIGTLEPGKAMDAVLVDGLPINLVRVGAPAIRAVIKSGRVVHAR; from the coding sequence GTGACCGCCGACCTCCTCATCCGCCACGCGCATCTCGTCACCGCCCACGGCTCGACACCGCTGGCCGGCGAGGCGCAGCGCGCGGTGGTGTCCGTGCCCGACGGCACGATTGCATCCGCAAACGGACGCATCGTGTACGCGGGCGCCGATCCCGACGGCGGTATTTCCCTCGCGCCGGACGCGACCACGATCGATGCGCAAGGCGGAGCGCTGGTGCCGGGTTTCGTCGACCCGCACACCCACGCGATGTTCGCGGGCGACCGCCGCGCGGAGCTGCAGCGCCGGCTTGCCGGCGCGACCTACGCGGAGATCGCCGCCGGCGGCGGGGGCATCATCGCCACGGTGGCCGCCACGCGCGCGGCGGGCCGGGCGCAGCTCGTCGCGGAGACACGCACGCGGCTCGACGAGATGCTGGCGTGCGGCACGACGACAGCGGAGGTCAAGAGCGGATACGGTCTCGAGACCGGCGCGGAGTTGAAGATGCTGCGGGCGATCCGGGAGCTGGACGCCTCGCACGCGATCGATCTCGTGCCCACCTTCCTCGGGGCGCACGAGGTGCCGCCCGAGTACCGCTCGCGCCGGGAGGCGTACGTGCGTCTCCTGATCGACGAGATGATTCCGGCGGTCGCGCGCGAGCACCTCGCGGCCTGGTGTGACGTGTTCTGCGAAACGGGCGTGTTCACCCCGGGAGAGTCGCGCGACATCCTGCGGGCCGGTGCCGCGGCGGGAATGCAGCCGCGCGTCCACGCCGACGAACTCGGCGCGAGCGGCGGGTCGCAGGTCGCGGCGGAGGTCGGCGCGCGGTCGGCCGATCACCTGATCTTCGCGCCGCCCGAGGGCATCGACGCGATGGCCCGCGCCGGCGTCATCGCGACCCTCCTCCCGTGCGCCGCGTTCTACTTGAAGCTCGGCCGGTTCGCCCCGGCGCGCGAGTTCATCGCCGCGGGCGTGCCGGTGGCGCTCGCGACCGACGTCAACCCCGGCGGGGGTCTGTCGCCGTCCATGCCGTTTGCCATCGCGCTGGCCTGCTTCGGCATGCAGATGACGCTCGAAGAAGCGCTCGCCGCCGCGACGCTGAACGCCGCGTGCGCGCTCGACGCCGGCGATCGCATCGGCACGCTCGAGCCCGGCAAGGCCATGGACGCCGTCCTCGTGGACGGGCTCCCGATCAATCTCGTCCGCGTGGGCGCGCCGGCGATCCGCGCGGTCATCAAGTCCGGAAGGGTCGTTCATGCTCGTTGA
- a CDS encoding cyclodeaminase/cyclohydrolase family protein, which produces MLVEKTVSQILDAFASSDPTPGGGSASALAGAVGASLLLMVARMPKTRTSAEADRPSLDGAVNVVGPAAAQLRQLIDRDTAAYDEVVAAYRLPKASDEEKAARKEAIQRAVRSAIEAPLAVMRACRAALEAASAIERHGNPNAASDVTVATELLRAGLNGARANVAINLPSITDAQYADRVRTEIAGSEIRTLR; this is translated from the coding sequence ATGCTCGTTGAGAAGACCGTCTCACAGATCCTGGATGCGTTCGCGTCGTCAGATCCCACGCCCGGCGGGGGATCCGCGTCCGCGCTGGCGGGGGCCGTCGGCGCGTCGCTCCTGCTGATGGTGGCGCGGATGCCGAAGACGAGGACCAGCGCCGAAGCCGACCGTCCATCGCTCGACGGTGCGGTCAACGTGGTCGGGCCCGCCGCCGCTCAGTTGCGCCAGCTGATCGATCGGGACACCGCGGCGTACGACGAGGTGGTCGCCGCCTACCGGTTGCCAAAGGCGAGCGACGAGGAAAAAGCCGCACGCAAGGAGGCCATCCAGCGCGCCGTGCGATCGGCCATCGAGGCGCCGCTCGCGGTGATGCGCGCCTGCCGCGCCGCGCTGGAGGCGGCCTCCGCGATCGAGCGCCACGGCAACCCGAACGCGGCCAGCGACGTGACGGTCGCAACGGAACTGCTGCGCGCGGGGCTCAACGGCGCCCGGGCGAACGTGGCGATCAACCTGCCGTCGATCACCGACGCGCAGTACGCCGACCGCGTGCGCACCGAGATCGCGGGATCTGAGATCCGCACTCTGCGGTGA
- a CDS encoding DUF167 domain-containing protein, translated as MNKAPDPFSTGARGVVIAVRAMPRAGRSGIAGLRAGALLVKLAAAPVDGAANEELIDVLASALSLPRRRLSVVSGERARDKRVLVEGASLAEIGARLSDIIRPA; from the coding sequence ATGAACAAGGCTCCCGACCCCTTTTCCACGGGTGCGCGCGGCGTGGTGATCGCGGTCCGCGCGATGCCGCGTGCCGGTCGCAGCGGCATCGCGGGGCTGCGCGCCGGCGCCCTCCTGGTCAAGCTCGCCGCGGCGCCGGTGGACGGCGCGGCGAACGAGGAGCTGATCGACGTCCTCGCCTCCGCCCTCTCCCTGCCCAGACGCCGGCTTTCCGTTGTCAGCGGCGAGCGCGCGCGCGACAAGCGCGTGCTGGTTGAAGGCGCGTCGCTTGCCGAGATCGGGGCTCGCCTGTCAGATATAATCCGACCGGCCTGA
- the lepB gene encoding signal peptidase I has protein sequence MAEFQKSTLREYFESIVIAVILALFVRTWVVQAFKIPTGSMENNLLVGDHLLVNKFRYGPTAGGLERALLPIDQVRRGDVVVFKYPEDPERDFIKRVIGLPGETLEVRAKTVYIDGRPLDEPYVHFLQPAGAYGELAAFDVREQYGPVTVPPNQYFVMGDNRDNSQDSRYWGFLPREYVKGRALLVYWSFETQPEAGEDGAFGRMVSGVAHVFTRTRWERLLHVIR, from the coding sequence ATGGCCGAGTTTCAGAAGTCGACCCTGCGCGAATACTTCGAGTCGATCGTCATCGCGGTGATCCTCGCCCTGTTCGTGCGCACCTGGGTCGTGCAGGCCTTCAAGATCCCGACCGGCTCGATGGAAAACAACCTGCTTGTCGGCGATCATCTCCTCGTCAACAAGTTCCGGTACGGCCCGACCGCCGGCGGCCTCGAGCGCGCGCTGCTCCCGATCGACCAGGTCCGGCGCGGCGACGTCGTGGTGTTCAAGTATCCCGAGGATCCGGAGCGGGACTTCATCAAGCGCGTGATCGGGCTGCCGGGAGAAACGCTGGAAGTGCGGGCGAAGACGGTCTACATCGACGGCCGGCCGCTCGACGAGCCGTACGTCCACTTCCTGCAGCCGGCCGGCGCGTACGGCGAGCTCGCCGCGTTCGACGTGCGCGAGCAGTACGGCCCGGTCACCGTCCCGCCCAATCAATATTTCGTGATGGGAGACAACCGCGACAACTCGCAGGACAGCCGCTACTGGGGTTTTCTGCCGCGCGAGTACGTCAAGGGCAGGGCGCTGCTCGTGTACTGGTCGTTTGAAACGCAGCCGGAGGCGGGCGAGGACGGCGCGTTCGGCCGCATGGTGTCTGGTGTCGCGCACGTGTTCACGCGCACACGCTGGGAGCGGCTACTGCACGTGATCCGCTGA